The Thermasporomyces composti region GGCGGTCTATCCGGACCGGATCTACCGCCTCGGCCCCGACCTCAGCGAACCGATGGTGGTCGCCGACGACCTCGACCACGAATGGTCCAGCAATCCGCAGGTCGCGCCCGAGTCGGGTGAGGACTCGTGGCACGGCTGGGGACTTCAGGGTCGCGATCTCGCCAGGATCCGCCTGGACGCCTGGTGCCCCGACAGGGCTACGCCCCGAGCCTCAGCCGCGTGAGGATTGGTGCCCTCGAGCGTGGGCGTCACTTCTCCTCTTCGTAGGTGCGAAGCCCGTTGCCGAGCGCGATGAACGTGGGCGCCCACTCGCCGACGAAGATTCCCCAGCGGTCGGCCCGGTCGAGGCCGGCCTTCTCACAGCGTGTGGAGACCAGCCACGACAGGAATGACAAACCAATGCTGGCGATCCCCGCGATGTAGAGGTGGTCGGACTTGACGCCCATCTCGTGCAGCTTCTTCATGAGCATGGCGTTTCCCCCTGGGCCGATACGGTCGTCCGCCCATGCGTTCCCCGCACGTCCACCGGGCGGCGTTGACCGCCGTGCGAGCGCGGCCTCTCAGCCAGCGTAGGCAACGTTCGGTCGGTCAGTCCGCGATCCACGGAAGTTCTGGCCGCTGGACCGACCGGAGTCCGCGCGACCGGTCCGCCTGACCTGCCCACGGGGCCTGCGGACGCGATCGGCGATCGGCCCTCCTGCCGACCCAGCTGATCGACTCAACTGAGCGACCCGACTGAGCAACAACGACACGGCCGATCGACACAGCATGACCGTGGTGACGCGAACACCCGGACCATCCCTGTCGAGTGACCAGTAGCGGTCCGCTCGGTTGATCCGGAAGCTCCCGGTAGGGAAGGTGAGGCGGCATTGCGACGACGCCCGGTTGGAGGCCCGGCATGCGAGTGGGGTGCGTCCGATCCGTCCTCGTGTCCGCGCGACGCGTCGTGCTCCTCGTGGTGGCGCTGGTGGCTTCCACGCTGTGGAGCGCACCGCCGGCGAATGCGGCCGGCGAGGCCGCTTCGACGGCACAGGACCCGCCGCCGACGGTCACCGTGCACGAGAGCGACGTGACGGTGAGCGGCGAGCTGACGTCGGTCACCGAGGACGCGACGGTCGAGCTGTACGAGCTGGGCGCCGAGGTCGACACCGCGCCGTGGACCGAGCGAGACCCGGTGACGAGCGGGACACCACGCGCCGACGGGTCGTACTCGCTCACGGTGCCGCGGTTCGTCGACGGCTACGACCGCCTGTACTCGGCGTACGTCGTCGTGGTGCGGGATTCCTCCGGCGCTCGCCCGATCGGCGGTCCGCGGTTCGCCCACGTGCTGGACTTCCCCGCGACGAACGACTTCCCTTACCCGGAGGCGCCGAGCAAGAAGGGTCTGCAGGTCCAGATGACCGATGACGCCGAGGAGCTCGGCGTCCAGCACGCGGCGATCAACGTGCCGCTGAACGAGATGATGCTCCTGGCCGAGGAGGACCCGGCGGACACGATCCGCTTCGACTACGCCGGTCGCACGTGGTACTTCGACCGTTCCCACGTCGAGGCGCTGGACAACCAGATCAAGCCGCTCTCCGACAACGGTCAGGTCGTCAACCTGATCCTGCTGGTCTACCGGTCGAGCAACCCGAACTCGGCCGCGCACGTGCTCATCCATCCAGACGCGGACCTGGAGAACGGTGGTCCGGTCTTCGGCTTCAACACCGTCACGGCCGAAGGGGTCGCCTACTTCACCGCCGCGATGGAGTTCCTGGCGCAGCGCTACACCCGCGAGGACCAGGCGTACGGCCGCGCGGTCGGCTTCATCGTCAGCAACGAGGTCGACGCGCAGTGGACGTGGTCCAACTCCGGTGACAAGACCCTGGAGGAGTTCCTCGAGGCCCACAGTCGCGCGGTCCGGATCGTCTGGCAGGCGACGCGGAAGGCGTATACCGGTGCCCGCACCTACATCTCGCTCACGCACTGCTGGACGACCGTGTGCGGCGCCAACCCCGACCCCGAGCGACCCACGCGCTACTACAAGGGCCGGGACGTCATCGACGTGCTGAACGCGATGACCAAGCGGACGGGTGACTTCCCGTGGTACGTCGCCTACCACCCCTACCCGGAGAACCTCTTCGATCCAGCGTTCTGGGAGGACGAGTCCGCGTTGCCGAGCTTCGACACGCCCCGCATCACGTTCAAGAACATCGAGGTGCTTCCCGAGTACCTCGCGCAGCCCGAGCTCACCTACCAAGGGGAGCGCCGCCGGGTGATCCTCTCCGAGCAGGGCTGCCACACGCCGGACGACAGCGAGGCGGGAGAGAAGCTCCAGGCGGCGTGCTACGCCTACGCGTACTACAAGATCCGCTTCCTCGACACCATCGACGCGTTCATCCTCCACCGACACGTCGACCACAAGCAGGAGGGTGGGTTGCGGCTCGGCCTGTGGACGTGGGACGAGGAGCGGCCGGAGGGCTCTCCGCCGGGCCGGCGCAAGTACGTCTACGACGTCTTCCGGCTCATCGACACGGCTCGGTCGACGCAGGTGACGGAGTTCGCGAAGGAGATCGTAGGGATCGACGACTGGGCGGACGTGATCCCGGGCTTCGACGAGGCGGCGCTCGCCGAGCGTCCCGAGCCCACCCCGGCGGGTCTCGGTGTCGGCCCCAGGCCCGTGCGACCCACCGTGCTGACCGACTTCTCCGACGGCACCCAGGGGTGGCGGGTCTCCGACAACGCCACGGGTGTCAGCGCGTCCGGCGGGGTTCTTCGGGTGTCCTTCTCAGCCGAGACCAAGCTCTGGCGGGGCGCTGACCTGCCGTTGCCGGACCCGCTCGACCTGAGCGCCACGCCCTACCTCACCCTCCGGTTGCGCGTGCCGGCCGACGACGGACTCGGTGACGTCGCGGTGGTCAAGGTCAAGGCGTACGCCACTGGAGGCCGGGTCGCCGAGGGCGTCGGCCGCCTGGTCCCGGGCGCCGGCTGGGTTCCGCTGGCCCTCGACCTGACGGGCTGGGACGGCCGCGACGCGGTCCACCGGATCAAGGTATGGGTGCGCGGTGACGGCAACGGCGACTGGGCCGGCACGTTCGCCCTCGACGACGTCGCGGTGGCGCCGCGGGTCGCCGGCGGCGGCTCCGCCGCGAACATCGAGCTCTCGGCTCGCATGCTCGACCGTGCGGGCGTCGGCTCCCCGCTGGAGGTGACCGTGGCCAACCACGACCTGGCGCCGCTGGAGGGCGCGCTGGAGGTGCGCCGCTGCGATGGCGTCCTCACCGACCCGGCGTCCCTCGACGTGACCGGCGTCGCGCCCACCGCCTCGCGGGTCATCCGGGCCACGATCGCCGAGTTCGCTCCCGAGGACCGGGAGCGTCCCGTGCTCTGCGTTCGCTTCCACGGCGTGGACCTGCGCGTGTCGGTGGAGGTGCCGCCGCCCATCGCGACGACGCTGTTCGGGTTCGATGGCGACGTCCAGGGCTGGCGGGCGGGGGAGAACGTCTCGGCGGTGACCGCCGTGACGAGCTTCGCCAACGGACCGGGCCGGCCTCATGGGGGGACGCACGCGCTCGACGCGCAGTTCGCCGGGGTGGCGTCCGATCCCAAGACGGTGACCGTCACCCTGGCTCAGCCGCTGGACCTCAGCGCCGCGACGCACGTCATCGCCTGGGTCGACTCCTACGGTGGCGCGCCGGGCGCGACCGGCTACGAGGTGACTGTGCGACTGTTCAGCGGTGAGGACACCCTCGCGCGCACGGTGGACGACTTCGCGCCCGACCGGTGGAACCAGATCAGCGTCGACGTGCGCGACTGGGATGGGCGAGCACGCGTGACGCGCATCGACGTCACCTTCCGAGCCACTGGGACGACCGCGTTGTGGGACGGCCACTTCCAGGTGGACGACGTGGGCTACCTGTCCTGACGGCGCTGCCGGGCGCGCGCCGTCGCGCCGAGACCGGGACGTGCGCGGACCTCGCTCCGGCGGCGTCTAGCGCTGCTTGACGTACAGGGCGAACGGCGCTCCGTCGTGAACGCCCTCGAGGCTCCCGACGCGCCCACGTCCGAGAATCTCGCCGACGTACCGCATGCCGAGCCGCTCCATGACCGCGCGCGACCGGCGGTTGTCGCGCTCCGTGAAGGCCACGACCTGCTCCGCGCCGAGGTCGTCGAAGGCGTACGCGAGCCCGGCCCGGCCGATCTCGGTGGCGTAGCCACGGCCCACGAGGTGGTCACGGATCGCCCAGCCAACCTCCAGCCGCTGACGTCGCCAGGCGTCGCCACCGAGCGCGGAGGCGATGCGGTGGGTGATGTCGGCGTCCGGAGGCAGCCGGGTCAGGCCGCCACGACCCACGAGGTGGCCGCGCACCCGGTCGTAGGCGATCCACTTGCTCACGCCGGCGTCCTCCCACCCCTGGGCGAACTCGGCGGCCACGCTCCGTGCCTTCGCGGAGTCCCACGGCCGCCCGTACCACTGGGCCACCACGGGGTCGCTATGGAGGGTCCGCAGGTCCTCGACGTGGTGGAGGCCGATCGGCTCCAGCCGCAAGCGCTCGGTCAGCCGGACCCGGGTGGCGCGGGCGACGATGTCGCGGAGCCGTCGGTCGTCGTCGGCCCGTCCCTCCATCAGGAGGTGGAGGTCGCCCGGGCCGACCCAGGCCCAGGCGTCGTGCTTGTCGTCCTCCAGCCGTGGGCTGCCGAGGTCACCGTCGACCTCGACCAGGTAGTCCCATTCGCGACGGACGACGCCGTCGTGCTCCCACTCCCACTCGGCGATCCGGGCCTCGATGCGCCGGAGGCTCCAGCCGGTCTCCTCCTTGATCTCCCGGACCAGCGCTTGTTCCGGAGACTCCCCGGGGTCGACGTGGCCACCGACGATGTCCCAGACGCTTGGGAGCACACGCCGGGTGGCGGAGCGGCGTTGGACGAAGACGCGGTGACGGTCGTCGCGGATCAGCGCGCCCACACAGTCCGGTGTCGGCATGGGGTCAGTGCGGCAGCGGCTGCGGTCGCGGCGTCACCGTCCCCGCGCCACACCGAGGTGTCGCCGCCGCATGCGGGTCGACCACGAGTGTGTGCCCGAGGTCGTTGTAGCCGGTGCGCCCCTCCCACACGCCTTCGTTGGCCAGCTGGATCGCGTACGCGGCGTTGTAGCTCTCGTTGGTTCCCGGTCGTGTGTCCTGCGAGCGGAGTCGCTTCTCGGGCGCGGGGAGGTTCAGCAGGACGTCGTAGCGACCCGGCGGCAGGGTGGCGCAGGCCCGGATGGACAGCGCACTGGTCGTGCCCGGCGCCCAGCGCCGTGGATCCGCGTCGACGGGAACGACGTACGACCTGGACTCACCGCGCAACACGATCTCGACATCCCGTGGGTTGTAGGGCGCCGCCCACCCCTCGTTGTGGAGACGGAGGTCGATGGCGAACGCCCGTCCGGGACGGACCGTGTCGGTGAAGGTGCCGTCGATCAGCCGCAGCCGGTAGCCCAACCGCCGTTGCGCCTCGGCGATGTTGTCGCCCCAGCTCGCCAGCACGCCTCGGTGGTAGTCGATGTTGAGATAGCTGTAGTGGTAGCGGGCCATCTCCGCGGACGCGGTCGGCCATTCTGAGCGGGGCGGGTTGACGTTGCAGGTCTCGCCGCCCATCGGGACGAAACGCGTCTCCGCCGCGAGGTACTCCTGGTCCAAGGTGATGGGATCGGACAGGAACGTGCCGAAGTCGTCGGGGCTGGCGAGGAAGCAGTCGTTGTGGTGGCCGATGCGGGCCACCGGCGTGTCGGTGTACGCCTCCGCAGCGGTCAGCGCGCCGTCGACACCGGTCGAGCGGCCGAGCGTCTTCTGCTTCATCTGCATCGTGCGGACCTGGATGGTCCGAGTCGCGGGCAGCGCATCCAGCAGAGCGAGGAAGACCTCCCGCCGGTTGGCCCAGTCCTGGTCGGTCACCGTCCCGGGGTCGTGGGGGTCGGCGACGAAGTGGTCGGTGTAGTAGCCCTCGCCCCACAAGCCGATGAAGCCGGCCTGGACGGTGGCGATGACGTCGGCGTTCTCGCGCAGGACGGGCGCGAGCTGCTCGATGTGCCGCAGCACGCGCTCCTTAGGCGCGTCGCCGTAGGGTGGCTGGTAGGGCCAGTCGTCCTTGGGCTGGGCGTACGCGAAGCGCACGATCACCTTCACCCCGGCCGCCCGCGCCGTGGCGAAGTCGGCCCGCAGCAGGTCGAGGTAGCCAGGGTCGATGCGGTCGGTGTCGACGAACTTCTCCAGGTAGAAGACCCGCAGGATCTGAGTGATCTTCTCCTCCTCGCGCCAGGCGCGTAGGCGCGCGGCGTCGAGGGGAACGTAGCCGGATCCGTCGGCACGGTAGTGGGTTTCGGTGTGGTGGTAGAAGCCCCGCTCTGGGTTCGCCAGGTTCGCCGAAGAGCTGGCGTAGGTTCGTGTCGTCACGTCGGCGGTGGCGCTCATCCCGCCCTCGGTCGGTGTCATGGCCGACGCGGGAGTCGCCACCAACGCGAGGCCGCCGACCAGGAATGCGACTCGACTCGCCACCCGAGCCCGCATGCGCGCCGTCCTTTCCGTGACGTCGCGCTCATCGTAGGGACGGAAGATCGCCGCGACAACCCCGCTGGTTCCGCCACGTCAGGCTGACCTTGACGATGGCCTCCCGCCTGCTTCGATCGACGGCCGCTCGCGTCGGGCCGGAGGCTGGTGTGGGCGATGAGGTCAGTCCGAACGCCCGGTGCGGTGTGGATGCCCTCGCCCAGGGGTGCGGCACCCGCCGACGATGACGGTGTTGGGTCCACCCGGGACGCGCGTCGGGATCGTCTCGATCGTGATGTTGGTGTCGTACGCAAGACCCGGCGACGAAGCGTTGGTCGAGGAGGCCTCCCGGTGGAAAGCCTCGCTCAACGTGTCGTCGATGCAGACGTTGGTCTCGTTGACGATGACGTCGACGCGGCGCCGTTGTCGCGGACGTCGACGTACGACCTTGTGGGGACGCGAGGGCCGGTGTGGTGTGGCGGTGACGACGCCCGGCCCCGTCGCTTTGCTGGACGCGGACGTCTCCCCGTCCTTCACGTCGGACGGCCTGGACCGGCCAGCGTCTGTCCGCGACCGGCGTGACTGGTTGATCGCGAGGGTCAGCGGTCGTACGGCGTGATGGTCTTGCCTGGCGCGTCGAGCGGTCCAGAGACCGTGAATCCTCCAGCCATACCGTTCGCCTTCTGCAGCTTGCAGAAGAAGGACAGATTGCCAGATCGCGGTAGGGTCACTCTCGCCTCGGCGACCATGCCCGGTTGCACCTCCATGTCGACCTGGCCGTCGGCGGTGGTGAACGTGTGAGGTGACTGGCTCTCGTTCTCCACTTTGACCAGGAGCCGCTGGCCAGGACGGCCACGGAGAACCGTCGGCGCGAAGTAGTTGTCTTCCATCTCGATGTAGACCGAATGGTCCCCACGGACGTCCTTGGTCCCGTGGTAGGTGGCGGCCAGACCCGCGACGTCGAGCTTGTCGCCGATGGCGGTGCCCGTCGGGGACTTCGCGGGTGTCGTCGCGGTGGGCGAGGGGGTGGGTCCACTGGAGCCACCGGAGCAGCCGACGATCGCCAGACAGCTGACGCCAAGCGTCGCGACGAGCCACCGTATGCGCATGACAGAACCCCCGTTCCCGTGGTCCGACCCGCCAGGTTGCGGGCGGGACGAACCGCGAACACCTCGAATGTAGGTGAGTCCGCTCGTACGGAAGGGGTCTTCAGCAGAACCGCTGGACAACCGTCACAGGACCAGCTCCCCTGCACGGGCTCGAGGTACATGGGGGAGGTGTCGGGCGATGTGGAGGATACGGACCTGCCGCCCGTCTCCACGAAACGCTGGGGGACGAAGGGCCGCCCACGCGTGGGAGCGCGCGGGCG contains the following coding sequences:
- a CDS encoding cupredoxin domain-containing protein — its product is MRIRWLVATLGVSCLAIVGCSGGSSGPTPSPTATTPAKSPTGTAIGDKLDVAGLAATYHGTKDVRGDHSVYIEMEDNYFAPTVLRGRPGQRLLVKVENESQSPHTFTTADGQVDMEVQPGMVAEARVTLPRSGNLSFFCKLQKANGMAGGFTVSGPLDAPGKTITPYDR
- a CDS encoding GNAT family N-acetyltransferase → MPTPDCVGALIRDDRHRVFVQRRSATRRVLPSVWDIVGGHVDPGESPEQALVREIKEETGWSLRRIEARIAEWEWEHDGVVRREWDYLVEVDGDLGSPRLEDDKHDAWAWVGPGDLHLLMEGRADDDRRLRDIVARATRVRLTERLRLEPIGLHHVEDLRTLHSDPVVAQWYGRPWDSAKARSVAAEFAQGWEDAGVSKWIAYDRVRGHLVGRGGLTRLPPDADITHRIASALGGDAWRRQRLEVGWAIRDHLVGRGYATEIGRAGLAYAFDDLGAEQVVAFTERDNRRSRAVMERLGMRYVGEILGRGRVGSLEGVHDGAPFALYVKQR
- a CDS encoding DUF5722 domain-containing protein; amino-acid sequence: MSARRVVLLVVALVASTLWSAPPANAAGEAASTAQDPPPTVTVHESDVTVSGELTSVTEDATVELYELGAEVDTAPWTERDPVTSGTPRADGSYSLTVPRFVDGYDRLYSAYVVVVRDSSGARPIGGPRFAHVLDFPATNDFPYPEAPSKKGLQVQMTDDAEELGVQHAAINVPLNEMMLLAEEDPADTIRFDYAGRTWYFDRSHVEALDNQIKPLSDNGQVVNLILLVYRSSNPNSAAHVLIHPDADLENGGPVFGFNTVTAEGVAYFTAAMEFLAQRYTREDQAYGRAVGFIVSNEVDAQWTWSNSGDKTLEEFLEAHSRAVRIVWQATRKAYTGARTYISLTHCWTTVCGANPDPERPTRYYKGRDVIDVLNAMTKRTGDFPWYVAYHPYPENLFDPAFWEDESALPSFDTPRITFKNIEVLPEYLAQPELTYQGERRRVILSEQGCHTPDDSEAGEKLQAACYAYAYYKIRFLDTIDAFILHRHVDHKQEGGLRLGLWTWDEERPEGSPPGRRKYVYDVFRLIDTARSTQVTEFAKEIVGIDDWADVIPGFDEAALAERPEPTPAGLGVGPRPVRPTVLTDFSDGTQGWRVSDNATGVSASGGVLRVSFSAETKLWRGADLPLPDPLDLSATPYLTLRLRVPADDGLGDVAVVKVKAYATGGRVAEGVGRLVPGAGWVPLALDLTGWDGRDAVHRIKVWVRGDGNGDWAGTFALDDVAVAPRVAGGGSAANIELSARMLDRAGVGSPLEVTVANHDLAPLEGALEVRRCDGVLTDPASLDVTGVAPTASRVIRATIAEFAPEDRERPVLCVRFHGVDLRVSVEVPPPIATTLFGFDGDVQGWRAGENVSAVTAVTSFANGPGRPHGGTHALDAQFAGVASDPKTVTVTLAQPLDLSAATHVIAWVDSYGGAPGATGYEVTVRLFSGEDTLARTVDDFAPDRWNQISVDVRDWDGRARVTRIDVTFRATGTTALWDGHFQVDDVGYLS
- a CDS encoding DUF4832 domain-containing protein gives rise to the protein MRARVASRVAFLVGGLALVATPASAMTPTEGGMSATADVTTRTYASSSANLANPERGFYHHTETHYRADGSGYVPLDAARLRAWREEEKITQILRVFYLEKFVDTDRIDPGYLDLLRADFATARAAGVKVIVRFAYAQPKDDWPYQPPYGDAPKERVLRHIEQLAPVLRENADVIATVQAGFIGLWGEGYYTDHFVADPHDPGTVTDQDWANRREVFLALLDALPATRTIQVRTMQMKQKTLGRSTGVDGALTAAEAYTDTPVARIGHHNDCFLASPDDFGTFLSDPITLDQEYLAAETRFVPMGGETCNVNPPRSEWPTASAEMARYHYSYLNIDYHRGVLASWGDNIAEAQRRLGYRLRLIDGTFTDTVRPGRAFAIDLRLHNEGWAAPYNPRDVEIVLRGESRSYVVPVDADPRRWAPGTTSALSIRACATLPPGRYDVLLNLPAPEKRLRSQDTRPGTNESYNAAYAIQLANEGVWEGRTGYNDLGHTLVVDPHAAATPRCGAGTVTPRPQPLPH